The Nicotiana tabacum cultivar K326 chromosome 1, ASM71507v2, whole genome shotgun sequence genome segment CCCTTCTTGTATTCTAGAGAAAGAGGAGATAACCTCGAAGAAAATATGTAAATCTACTTCCTCATCGATTGATGAGAAAGACAATGTCGAATCTTAATAAGATCAATCATATCTCTTTCATCCCATATGAAATCGTTGTTGTTAACTTTTTgatctggaattaattatgtttgattaagatttaccccttcatctttgattgatttattcaaaaaggttttaatatcttttgagtcaaacaatccACTTCAGTGACATATGGTTGATTGCATGCACTTTAGTTATACATAAATTGAAGTTCAGCTTATTTTTGTATGCATTTTAGACGTGTGGCTGAATTTCAGGCAtttaaatttgatgttttatCTAAATAAAAGTTTTCACAAAAATTTGTATTTCGAATTTCAATAATCTTGTACACTATTCAATGCCCAAATCTACTCCAAAAAACTGAAatttgttatgaaacaataaaagtagaagaacaatattgcagagaaagagagacaggaaattcttattgaattttgggatgaattacaatggaatagaaccctctatttatagggagaggttgacttagccaccaagtaataaaccctggaatctctctaaatatggacattcaccataaatagaattctatttataacacttccCCTTGAATGTCTACTCGATAAGTAATGTGCcgcgttaaaaccttaactaaataaaacccaatgggaaaaaaatttctagaaaaggaaaagagtacaCATCTATAATAAtatgccttttggttgcctcgttaaaaacctttcaaggaaaacccagtgggacaaaaccttgtaagggaaaaagagtgcaacgcgcattaactccccctgatgagagcatcaattcatatCCTTGAGCCTTCACATCCTGATCTTgtacactagcttcttgaaggttgacgttggTAGAAATtttgtgaacaaatcagccatattatcacttgaacgaatctattgcacattgatatcaccattcttttgaagatcatgtgtgaaaaataactttggtgaaatgtgttttgtcctatcttcttttatgaatcctcccttcaattgtgttatgcatgttgcattgtcttcatacaaaatcgtgggtagtttgtttcatttcaaaccacatttgtctcgaataagatgtattatagacctcaaccacatacaatctcgacttgcttcatgaatagcaattatctcagcatgattagatgtagtagccacaattgattgcttagtcgatcgccaagatatgacagtgcctccaCAGGTAAACACATAACCTATTTGAGATTGAGCCTTGTGTGgatcagataaatacccagcatcggtaTAACTACAAGATCAGGACtgcaattattgccataaaataagtccatatcggtagtcccttttagataccgcaatatgtgtttgattccatttcaATGTCTCCTTGtgggagcagagctatatcttgctaagacattaactgaaaaagttatatcaggccttgtagtattggcaagatacattagtacaccaattgcactaagatatggtacttcaagaCCAATTAGCTCTTCATTCTCTTCTTGAGGTCAgaatggatccttattcacatcaagtgatcgaacaaccatcgtagtacttaatggatgtgctccatccatgtaaaaccgtttcaattccttttctatgtaggcagattgatgaacaaaaattccgtttgccaaatgttcaatttgcaaaccaaaacatattttgtctttccgagatctttcatctcgaattccttctttaaataatcaattgccttttggagttctataggagttccaataaggtttatgtcatcaacatatacggcaagtacaacaaattccgatgttgttttctttataaaaacacatgggcaaatggcatcatttatatagcattcctttaataaatactcactaagatGATTATACCACATTcatcctgattgctttagaccatacaaagatctttgcaatttgattgaaaacatttcccgagactttgaattatgtgcgtttggcattttaaatccatcgggaattttcatgtacatctcattatcaagtgagccataaaggtaggcggtaaccacatccattaaatgtatgtcaagcttttcatggacagaaaaactaatgagataacggaaagttatagcatccataacgggtgaatatgtctGTTCATAATTgacaccaggcctttgtgaaaatccttgtacAACAAGGTGttccttatatctttgtacctcattttttctcatttctcttgcgtacaaagacccatttatagctaacaggcttaacaccattatgtgtttggactacaggcccaaaaacttcacgttttgcaagtggattcaactctgattggattgcttcttgccattttggccaatcaagtctttgtagacattctccaacagattgagtttcaagatcctcactttcttgcataatgctagattcaacattatatgcaaagacataatccaccactatatctactcgattcaaatttgtctcaatatcgattggatttattgatagttccttattttcttgagcctCGGGCTCAGTGgattcctcatgaatctcagaatttattaaatcgtggatttcttcatgagattctttcattgtgtcattttgataatttattttcctttttctaggatttcgatctttTGAACCTAATGGTTTGCCacgttttaggcgtgcttttgactcattagctatgacactagaagattatccaatagggacatcaatacggattggaatattctctgcagggatatgtgattttgttatccttttcaaattcataaatgtgtctggcatttgatttgctattctcTGCAAATGGATAATATTTTGcaccttttttttcaaaaatagaggcacgtggatcaagatgagataatgatggattttttcacaaaatttcccaTTTGGTTTCACCAACTTCTCCCcttaattttgggaaaagtgtctCATTGAATCGACAGTTTGCAAATCGTGCAGTAAACAAATCCCCCATCAATGTTTCGAGGTAGCGAATAACGGAaggcgattcaaacccaacatatattcctaaccttctttgctgacccattttggtgcgatatggcggtgctacaggcacatatactgcgcatccaaaaattcttaaatgggatatattaagttcatgacccaaaactaattgcaacggagaatatttatgataatttgtcggtctgagacgaattAGCATTGTTGCATGCAAAATGGtgtgaccccaaacagaagtgggcagcctcgttttcatgagtaacggtcttgctatcaattgcacacatttaattaaagactctgcaagaccattttgagtgtgaacatgagctacaggatgttccacttttatcccaattgacaagcaataatcattaaatgtttggcatgaaaactcagcagcattatcaagtcttatagacttaattggattatcgggaaattgtgcccgtaatcaaattatttgtgccattaattttgcaaacgcgaggttgcgagatgacaataggcacacatgggaccatctagaagatgcatctattaagactataaaatatctaaacgacccactaggtgggtgaataggtccacaaatgtccccttgtatacgttccaaaaacgcaggggactcaactccaacctttgttggtgatggtctaataattaacttgccttgataacaagaagtgcaagaaaattcattatctaaaagaatctttaaattctttaatgaatgcccatttgagttttctataattcgtctcatcataattgatccaggatgtcccaatcgatcatgccaaagtacaaaagtattggaatcagtaaccttttggtttacggtAGAATGTGTCTCAATcgcactaattcttgtccaatacaaaCCACAAGACAAAGATGGAAAATTCTCAATAACCCTCTTTTGGCCAGAGACACtcttggtaacgatgagatattcaagattattctcatctattgtctcaatatgatatccatttcgccggatatctttaaaactcaacaagttcctcttggacttggaggagaacattgcattctctatgataagtattgttcccttaggtagagtatagtagctcttccagagccttcaattaaattactactaccagaaattgtagtaacatctgccttacacatacttaaatgagagaaatatttcttctctttgaatattgtatgtgtcgtacatgaatcaattaaacaaCTATTTTTACAATTGATCTTTGATCTAAGTTTGTTTTGTGAGATATCCATATTTGTTTCCCATTgtttgacatacaaaagaaatatatgaataaatattagtattttcagaGAAATAAACTAGGCTTACAGACAATTTGCTTGAACACAAATATTAAAAGTGCAGCATATTTTTTCGAACTACTATCGGACTATGTACTAATTTTATGTGTTAATAATAATATAGTACTAGCATTTAATTATACTCCTTTTGGGTGGAGAACAGAAACAATTAAGTTTGATACTACTGGTAAATAATGAAAACTTTGTTCTCTAGTGACCAAATTGTTATTTTAACGAAAGAGACATATTTAAAATAGTTGTACATATTGCCATCTTTTAGTTAGATAAGTATGTATAACAGACATATATAAGACACATACGTTAGTTTATGACGTTTAAGTTATCGTCTTCTTATATGGTTGATGTCAAAATAATCACTTGACTATCCTTGAAAACTAAGCAACTGAAATGTTATCCCATAAAACTAATAATACTAATTGATAATAATGACTACTACTCATGTAAAGGATTGTGATTACATGATATTTATTCACTAACTACAACGAAtagataaagtaaaaataaaatcaaactaCTCAATCTTCTTTAATCACGGATCCATCACCGATCAAGTGATCTATTTTTCCATCAGGGCGCTCAAAGAAGTTTGCCACATCTaagtgggtgatgtcaaattcattgtCATAGACAAAATTAGCTTTAGGGTCTTTGTTCTTTAGAAATGCTTGATAAAGTTCAACCAAATGTCTTGGTACACGACAAATATTTGCCCAATGGCTTTTTCCACCGCAACGATAATATTCGGTTTCTGAACCATTTGCCTTTGGTTTCTCATCTTTTCCTTtccacttttggtggttatttttctttgggggGCGATTAACACCAGGAAAATTTCTTCTTTGTCCACGGCCACGACCACGAATAGGGCCGTGGCCTTTTCCACGCTTagcataatgggaatacacctcatcCACTTCAGGCAATGGTTTAGACCTAGTAGGTCGATTTTCGTGATTTCTCATGAGCAAGTCATTGTTTCGCTCagccacaaggagaagagaaattagctcagagtacttcttgaaacctttctctctGTACTGTTATTGCAGaaccatattggaggcatgaaacgttgTAAACGTGTTATCAAGCATATCATAATCAGTGATAgtatctccacagagtttcaatttataagtaattctgaacatcgcagaattatattcagaaacagacttaaagtcttggagcctaagatgagcccaatcatatcgtgcttgtggaagagtgaccaactttaagttgtcatatctttcctttaagccattccacaaaacaagtggatctttgactgtgagatattctattttcaacccttcatcaaggtgatggcgcaagaaaatcaaggccttagcacagtcttgggtgaatgctttagttttgtctttaatggcgtctccaagacccattgcatctaaatggatttcagcatccaacacccatgtcatatagttcttgcccgaaatttcaagggcaacgaactttcttttcataatatcagtcataattaaaagaggagaaaagttgtaccttaatcttcttgagacggtagagtctcgtgctgataacgtgttatgaaacaataaaagtaaaagaacaatattgcagagaaagagagaggaaattcttattgaattttgggatgaattacaatggaatagaaccctctatttatagggagaggttgacttagccaccaagtaataaaccctagaatctctctaaatatggacattcaccataaatttgttcaaaaagattttaatatcttttgagtcaaacaatccACTTCAGTGACATATGGTTGATTGCCTGCACTTCAGTTATACATAAATTGAAGTTCAGCTTATTTTTGTATGCATTATAGACGTGTGCCTGAATTTCAGGCATTTAAATTTGATGTTTTAGCTAAATAAATTTTTTCACAAAAATTTGTATTTTGAATTTCAATAATCTTGTACACTATTCAATGCCCAAATCTACTCCaaaaaactgaaattcaaaatATAAGTTCCAAAATATCATAAAGAAAAAACCCCAACTATTAAATtgtcaaaacaaacaaaaaatagatCAAACCCATTTTTTCATCTTTAAGgatctttttttctttatcaacTAATGAAGACACCATGATTTGAGCTAAACATAAGACCTACAATCCAGTATTACTCAATTAATCAGGAAgtgtacaaaagaaaaaagaccCAAGTGTAGCAACGCTTTTGTCTGAAGTGTGCCAATAATGAATATTGgttaaataatttcaaaaaattaGATACAAGTTACATAACAATACGTTAATAAGACACATCGTGAAATTTTTATCAATTGTTGGGCTCGTTATCTCTACACACCAATAGCAGAAGAAATGACGTGTAGTAGCCACTAATTAAGGGTgtctttaatttttatccactaatTATAATGCTCAGCAAAAATAGCCATCACTAATAGAAAAAAGACAATTTTAccctttcttcctctctttcgcGTTGCATTTTCATCTGGAATACCCAAGGTGATTTCATGGTCGGCCTCCTCCATGTTTGGTCAACAGCATCAATCCCTCAATCCCTTATCTGTGCACATCAATCCCTCAATCccttgtctctctctctctctaaaagaaaatgtcggaacccctcttcatttcacaCACTGTTGTTGCTTCTCTCAAGCacaaacttcaactttcaaaacacAGAAACTTTATAATAAACCCATGGATGAATTGCAGTTCAGTTCGACTCACAACTACTGCCACTGCCACTAAGTGTAGTGGAAAAGTGAATAGATGGTCCCTTTATGGCATGGATGCTCTTGTAACTGGTGGCACTCGAGGCATTGGGTACTTTTTCATTTGCTAGTTCATGATTTATGTTCTGTTTCAAGATATTTATAGTGTTCAGTCCATCTACAATTAAAAGCAACTATTATGCATATTGTTTTCATCCTACAAGTcaagaaaatgggaaacaaaggacATACGTTATAAAGTAATCCTTGTAGAATTAAGAACAGGTGTACTGTAAGTGCAAGACCAAgataaggactgtctgtccttaacatttaaacatagAATTAAAAGTTAAAGACtttcagtccttaacttttgaaccagaaaaTAAAAGCTAAGGATTGTCTGTcatttaacatttaaacatataattaaagttaaggactgtcaatCCTTAACATTTAAATATGGAATTAAAaattaaggactgtcagtccttaacttctgaaccagaaattaaaagctaaggactgtctgtcctttaacatttaaacatggaattaaaagttaaggactgccagtccttaacatttgaacaagaaattaaaagctaaggactgtctgtcctttaacatttaaacatggaattaataGTTAAGGACTgctagtccttaacatttaaacatgtatttaaaaattaaggactgtcagtccttaatcATTGTAGAATTAAGAACAGGTGTACTGTAAGTGCAAGACCAAGATAAGGACTAtctgtccttaacatttaaacatggaactaaaagttaaggactttcagtccttaacttttgaacaagaaattaaaacttaaggactgtctgtccttaacttttgaaccaaaaattaaaacttaaggacagcatgtccttaacttttgaaccagaaattaaaagctaaggactgtctgtcctttaacatttaaacatataattaaagttaaggattgtcagtccttaatatttaaatatggaattaaaagttaaggactgtcagtccttaacttctgaaccagaaattaaaagttaaggactgcctgtcctttaacatttaaacatgtaattaaagttaatgactgtcagtccttaacatttaaacatggaattaaaagttaaggactgccagtccttaacttttgaacaagaaattaaaagttaaggactgtctgtcctttaacatttaaacatggaattaataGTTAAGGACTGCTAGTTCTACTgctagtccttaacatttaaacatgtatttaaaagttaaggactgtcagtccttaacatttgaaccagaaattaaaacatACAATTTGAAACTCAAGCTACAGGACTTTGTATacagaagaacaacaacaaagtgaaggacattttgtccttaagtttttttattcaatttgcaAAATGAGGCTAGTagaatcaaagttaaggacatagtgttcttattttattttattttgaattcaatTTCTAAAATGGAGACACTATGTCCGGAATACAGAATTATCATATGAGGCGATGTCTATAACTTTATCAATCCTCAGTTGATCGCCGTTGTGgtaactgctgctgctgctgctcgtttCTTCTCTTTGTATAACTGCTGCTTGTGTTGATAGCGTAGATATAGTTATaccagaagggtattttcgtccagtCAGGTATAAGTTTTTTAAAGGAGTGGCTAAAGTCTAAATACCTTGAAAACAGTGGCTTTAAAATAAAAGCCACTGCTTTTAGTGGCTATTTGTGCCGTTCGCCCCCAATAGCACCCCCTCACTTTTTTTTTTCGTCCTATATTTGTGAAATTTCcgatcaaaaaataaaatatgttagATTGGGTTCTTATGAAAAGTTCTCTTTTAAAATTTAACTACCTTTGTGGCAAAAAATTATGAACATTTAAATGCGAAAGGAAAAAAGAACCTAAATCTATGCAAACCAACTTTTGTTCTCCACAAACTTTTCGTCAAAAATACTTCTCCAGGAAATTTTCCAAATAATGGTCTAAAGGCCACAGTTTTTAAAGTATGTATCATTCATAAactttctcctctttttcttgtTTGCTCGATATGCTGAAAGTTAATATAACTACTATTTAAATCAAAATCAAGTGTTTGGTACTTTTATCTTATGAAAATATAACAAAGAATTACGTTTTAATCCCAGACAAGTTGAAAATATTACTATTTATAAAGACAGTAAATAAAATATCTGTCCATGTCCATATTAGCTGGTTTGGGTTATCCAAATAAAATGTTGTGCAACAAACTAGCCTACATTAAGCTGTTAGGTTGCTCAAATTTGGAGAGGTATTATTActtttagtgggcgtttggacataagaattgtaaattccaaaaaaagtgaaaaaaaattcaagtgaaaatgttatttgaaaattatagttgtgtttggacatgaatataattttggattgtttttgaattttgtgaGTAATCTGAGTGAAATTTTTAAAATCGAGTTTctggagttttttaaattttcgaaaaatttcaaaattcattttcaagtgaaaattggaaattttatggccaaacacttattttttttctaaaaaaggtaaaacaattcttatgtccaaacgggctcttaaccCCCAGAAACTTTTACATTTgatagccgaaaaagtgtataaaatttgtataatttttgtatataacatacagaatatatatatatatatatatatatatatatatatatatatatatatcgactattattttaaaaacggctatacagtgtcattttcccAAATTTGAAAGGTTGAAATTGAACGGATAATCTACGTGGTCTGCCCATTAAAAACACCAGTTAATTccatataattttaaatatttatgttacAT includes the following:
- the LOC107760778 gene encoding uncharacterized protein LOC107760778, whose product is MRNHENRPTRSKPLPEVDEVYSHYAKRGKGHGPIRGRGRGQRRNFPGVNRPPKKNNHQKWKGKDEKPKANGSETEYYRCGGKSHWANICRVPRHLVELYQAFLKNKDPKANFVYDNEFDITHLDVANFFERPDGKIDHLIGDGSVIKED